A region of the Vanrija pseudolonga chromosome 2, complete sequence genome:
CACATTTGCCCAGCATGGCCGACATCAACGAGATCGCCAAGCAGGTGAGTGGCGACTAGTCACGCGTTAATTGCCACTGACACCTGCAGTTCACCGGTGTGTAGCCGAGCTCAGCTCGTTGACCGCGACCACATCTCGTTATTGACACGGCGGCACAGACTACTACTACAGCACGTTTGACTCCAACCGTGCcaacctcgcgccgctctACGTGCGTTGAGGACCGCCCGTCCCAGCTAACGCCTCAGCGCGACCACTCCATGCTCACCTGGGAGGACAAGCAGCTGCAGGGCACGGCGGCCATCCTCAACCAGCTCCAGGTGCGTGCTTGAGTgtggcgagcgcgcagctctgtgtgtgtgtgggtgtgctctggcgcgaggcgcacgagcgcgggAAACAGGTGGCCCAGTCTCAGAAGTGGAGCATGGAGCACacccaccgccgtcgtcactgcAACCGCTTCTAACTCGCCCACAGGGCCTCCCCTTCGCCCAGGTCCAGCACAAGGTCATCACCCGCGACGCACAGCCCGCGTCGGACACTGTCGCCTCGATTCTCGTCCTCGTGACGGGACAACTGCtggttgacgacggcgccaacgTCCTGTCGTACTCGCAAATGTTCCACGTGAGTggtgttgtcgttgttgagCCGACAATGTGCTTATATCTCACAGCTCGTTCCCGACGGAGGTAGCTACTTTGTGTAAGTGCTGCAGCGTGCTTGTCATTCAGCCCTAACACCCCCCAGCCTCAACGACGTCTTCCGCCTCGTCTACGGATAGAAGCCCTCGTCCTGGCGACTGAGCGGCGAGCATGGCGTTGACCGCGCCAACAGCATGGAGATCTGGTGTCAGGCGGTGCGGGTAACGAATGCATGATATATTACTTCTAATATGGCTATGTGACGGGGCTGGTCGAGGCGTGAGGCGCGCAGCGCTGAGGGCGGCAGCGGACAAGAGATGAGGGACCGCCGGGATGTGGAGCGTCCGAGTGGGCgggacgaggcgagggcgatgggCCGGgacgagaggaggaggcgagtCAAGGACTCCCCATCTAGGCATCGTGCACGCCCTCCTCGCGGTCCTTCTCCCACGACGTCGCCCACTGCGCGATACGCGCGACGTTGttctcgacctcgttgtcgccgcccgagccgtcGCTCTGGAGCTCGACGATAATTTCTTCCGCGTACGACTCGCGCGTCTCGTTGATGACCGTCATCATGATCTCGGCGGTAATGTTCTCCGTGATCTTGTTCTCGGGGTAGTTGCTGGGGaagcgcgtcagcgccgaccAAGGGCAGGCCCGCAGAAGGAGAAGTGTTAAGCGTCCATCGACTGGACTGGACGCGCGCCTGCGGCAGTCGCCCACTCACCGAGCCTCCAACCGCTCATACAGCACCGAGTTGTCGCACCGCAGCacgacggcaaggtcgacccAGCGCTCGGGGAACAGCGAcgggtcgtggtggtcgaggatgaagcctgggggtgtgagctgctGCGGTCGCCATGTCCAacgtgcgcggcgcggccacggcaccctcgcctcgctccgctcggctCGCGCTCACCCGTCTCGGCCGGCCCATCAGCCGGGTtgaccacctcctcgaggtAGTCGAGCAGCcggtcctcgtcgaccgtgtAGCTCTGCCACTCGTCGTCCCATCCCTCGTGGAAGCCGTGCTgcttgacaatgtcgccaATGTTCAGGTGCTGCAggggcacgtcggcgtcgagcgccagcaTCTCAGAGTGCAGCGTCTTGCCCGTGCCCGGGGTGCCCGTCACCAGGATGATGGGGTGTCTGCGGGGGTGGTGCGTCGTCATTGTGTGCGATGGGTGATGgctgcttgcgctcgcggCAGAAGATCAACTTTTATCAGTTGTGGAATTGTCGATCTTTGGTGGCGACGGGAGTATTTTTtccaacaacaaccccaCCCAGCCGAGGCCATGCCACATCCATCATCTCTATGCAATGTCTACTAGTCAAACACAATCTTGGTCGCCTTGGCACCGAcagcctcgcgctgcttgcgcAGACGAGCGGCCTCCCAGGACGGGTGGAGGCTCTTCGCGTCGGGGTTCGCATTGGGCTTAGGCGCCGTTACTGGCGCCGAAGTGCGAGGCGCGGGAGCTGCCATCGTCGCCGGGGTAggagtagcagcagcagccgcaggcggcgcacccgcgccggcaccacTCCTCTGACCCCATCCAGAGTCCCGCTTCTGTCCCTGCGGTCcacgcttgcgcttctcctcctcctcgcgcgccttgaCGACGTGGTTGGCACCCTTGCCGTACTTCTTCTCCCAGATACTGAGCTGGTCAGCGGTGTCCAAACCCAGCGCGGTGTCACTTACGCCTGACGTGCGCGCTGCCCACGACGATTCTTCCTTGGCGCCGTCTTGCTTCCAAAGATACCGTTCGGGTCGTAGTCGTTGTCTGGGTCCGAGTCACCCTCGCCGGCTGGCGCGAAGCCGCTCGCCAGGGACGGAAGGAACATGGACGACTtgccgtcggccttggcTGTTCTTCCCTTCGGTGCTGGCGCAGGGGCAGCCTCCTTTGTCCGCTTTCTGGGCGGCACATCCGACGCCTCCGACTCGTCCCCAGAGtcggagggcggcgcgatCCGCCCATCCAGGCCGGATACCGAGCCCGACTCccacccgtcgtcgtcgccgtcatcgtcgccatcgctaccgtcgccgagcgagccgctCTCCCATCCCGCGTCGTCAGCCGCCCTGTCTTCGAcgatgacctcgtcgtcgctctcgagcCCCTCGATACGGCCGAGCGGcaggccctcctcgtcctcgctttcctcctcgctctcgtcgtccgtgccgtcgtcggaaCCGCGGCGCTGGGCAGCGCGTCCCTTCGGAGCTTTTGCCGCCTTGGTCCTCACGTCCAAGCTGGCACCAGACTCGCCCATGACGAATGCGACGAGCGTCTTCATCGCGTCAGCGACCGGCTTGGACGAGCACAGCCGGTTCTCAGCCTTGGTGATGGCTTCTGGCGTTGctgacgagctggacgcaGCGATAGACGGCTCAGCAGTGAGCAGGACCGTAATGGACTCGGGGAGCTCGACCCGCTTGAG
Encoded here:
- the ntf2 gene encoding Nuclear transport factor 2; this encodes MADINEIAKQFTDYYYSTFDSNRANLAPLYRDHSMLTWEDKQLQGTAAILNQLQGLPFAQVQHKVITRDAQPASDTVASILVLVTGQLLVDDGANVLSYSQMFHLVPDGGSYFVLNDVFRLVYG
- the SPCC830.11c gene encoding Adenylate kinase isoenzyme 6, whose product is MTTHHPRRHPIILVTGTPGTGKTLHSEMLALDADVPLQHLNIGDIVKQHGFHEGWDDEWQSYTVDEDRLLDYLEEVVNPADGPAETGFILDHHDPSLFPERWVDLAVVLRCDNSVLYERLEARNYPENKITENITAEIMMTVINETRESYAEEIIVELQSDGSGGDNEVENNVARIAQWATSWEKDREEGVHDA